From Schizosaccharomyces pombe strain 972h- genome assembly, chromosome: II, the proteins below share one genomic window:
- the mug57 gene encoding protein mug57 — MMKLFCLNIFRFLYTTSFISAVLSFNQRPINMQEVREPRLFELLAETRDCNIFSELIMQFPDYVHLFQQKDQHITVLVPNDAAFQQCKVKPWAIEYKNGVAVKSTDIVHITEQQAQDNILKFVERHIITSSPIEWNNEYKTIDGTDVHVIKKEEEIYINESIHVLCRKKASNGEMWVLNATLSTPSIRE; from the coding sequence ATGATGAAGCTGTTTTGTCTAAACATCTTTCGTTTCCTTTATACTACGAGTTTTATTAGTGCAGTACTCTCTTTTAACCAAAGACCTATCAATATGCAAGAAGTTCGTGAACCAAGGCTCTTTGAATTGCTTGCCGAAACAAGAGATTGCAACATTTTTTCTGAGCTTATAATGCAGTTTCCTGATTATGTTCATCTCTTCCAACAAAAAGATCAGCATATCACTGTCTTGGTCCCTAATGATGCTGCATTTCAACAGTGTAAAGTCAAACCTTGGGCAATTGAATACAAAAATGGAGTTGCCGTTAAATCCACTGACATAGTTCATATTACTGAGCAACAAGCCCAGGACAATATTCTTAAATTTGTCGAGCGCCACATAATTACTTCTTCACCTATTGAATGGAATAATGAATATAAGACAATCGATGGTACAGATGTAcatgttattaaaaaggaagagGAGATCTATATAAATGAGTCTATTCATGTTCTCTGCCGTAAAAAAGCAAGCAATGGGGAAATGTGGGTACTAAATGCCACTTTATCTACACCAAGTATTCGAGAGTAG
- the myo1 gene encoding myosin I myo1: MAILKRTNRAKAATAAAPNSTGKSNGIKKAVYTSTRKKTVGVDDLTLLSKITDEEINKNLELRFRNGEIYTYIGHVLISVNPFRDLGIYTMDILKSYQGKNRLETSPHVYAIAENAYYQMKSYHENQCIIISGESGAGKTEAAKRIMQYITHVSKSVGTEIERVSEIILATNPLLESFGCAKTLRNNNSSRHGKYLEMIFNSGGVPVGAKITNYLLEKNRIVNQVRNERNFHIFYQFTKSAPQKYRDTYGIQGPENYVYTSACQCLSVDGISDEKDFQGTMNAMKVIGITEPEQDEIFRMLSIILWLGNIQFQEGQDGGSVISDKSITEFLGYLIGVPVAAIERALTIRIMQTQHGARRGSVYEVPLNPTQALAVRDALSMAIYNCLFDWIVERVNKALVTSDNSVSNSIGILDIYGFEIFENNSFEQLCINYVNEKLQQIFIELTLKTEQEEYVREQIAWTPIKYFNNKVVCDLIESKRPPGLFAAMNDAIATAHADSAAADSAFAQRLNFLSSNPHFEQRQNQFIVKHYAGDVTYSITGMTDKNKDQLATDILNLIHSSNNEFMKSIFPVAEESNSRRRPPTAGDRIKTSANDLVETLMKCQPSYIRTIKPNQTKSPNDYDQQMVLHQIKYLGLQENIRIRRAGFAYRQAFDTFAQRFAVLSGKTSYAGEYTWQGDDKSACEQILKDTNIPSSEYQMGTSKVFIKNPETLFALEDMRDKFWDTMATRIQRAWRSYVRRRSEAAACIQKLWNRNKVNMELERVRNEGTKLLQGKKQRRRYSILGSRKFYGDYLSASKPNGTLWNTCGLSQNDHVIFSMRCEVLVHKLGRTSKPSPRQLVLTKKNLYLVITKIVDQKLTQQVEKKFAVSSIDSVGLTNLQDDWVAIRNKSSQNGDMFLRCFFKTEFITTLKRINRNIQVIVGPTIQYCRKPGKVQTVKTAKDETTKDYDYYKSGTIHVGTGLPPTSKSKPFPRLATGGSTAAARGPRPVVQNKPAATKPVSMPAAKSKPAPMANPVSTAQQTQNRPPAPAMQARPNTTQAAAPVTSTTTTIKQATTVSASKPAPSTVTSAASSPSNISKPSAPVANNVSKPSAVPPPPPPPPAEVEKKDLYLALYDFAGRSPNEMTIKKDEIIEIVQKEPSGWWLALKNGAEGWVPATYVTEYKGSTPQTTASSTNVAAQANNNASPAEVNNLAGSLADALRMRASAVRGSDEEEDW; encoded by the exons ATG gCCATCCTTAAGAGAACAAACCGCGCGAAAGCTGCGACTGCAGCTGCTCCCAATAGCACTGGGAAAAGCAATGGTATTAAAAAGGCTGTTTATACCAGCACACGCAAAAAGACTGTGGGTGTTGATGATTTAACCCTACTTTCGAAAATTACAGATGAggaaattaacaaaaacttGGAACTGAGATTTCGCAATGGAGAGATTTATACATATATTGGACATGTGTTGATTTCTGTAAATCCATTTCGAGACCTGGGTATTTATACGATGgatattttgaaatcatATCAAGGAAAAAACCGTTTGGAAACGAGCCCTCACGTTTATGCAATTGCTGAGAACGCTTACTATCAAATGAAGTCTTATCATGAGAATCAATGTATTATCATTTCTGGTGAATCGGGTGCTGGTAAGACTGAGGCTGCAAAAAGGATCATGCAATATATTACACATGTTTCAAAGTCCGTTGGCactgaaattgaaagagtTTCCGAAATTATTTTAGCTACCAATCCTTTATTGGAAAGTTTTGGTTGTGCAAAAACTCTTCGCAATAATAATTCTTCTCGTCATGGAAAGTATTTagaaatgatttttaattCCGGAGGTGTTCCTGTCGGCGCTAAAATTACGAACTACTTATTAGAAAAGAACCGAATTGTTAATCAAGTTCGCAATGAGCGTAATTTCCATATTTTCTATCAATTCACCAAGAGCGCTCCTCAGAAATATCGTGATACATATGGCATTCAAGGTCCGGAGAATTATGTTTACACTTCTGCTTGTCAATGTTTGTCGGTTGATGGGATTTCAGATGAGAAGGACTTCCAAGGAACGATGAACGCCATGAAGGTTATTGGTATCACCGAGCCGGAGCAAGATGAAATATTTAGGATGCTTTCTATCATCCTTTGGTTAGgaaatattcaatttcaaGAAGGCCAAGATGGTGGTAGCGTGATTTCTGACAAGAGCATCACCGAATTTTTAGGCTATTTGATCGGTGTTCCTGTTGCGGCTATTGAGCGTGCCTTGACAATTCGTATTATGCAAACTCAGCATGGTGCAAGGCGCGGATCTGTATATGAAGTCCCCTTAAATCCAACACAAGCTTTGGCTGTTCGTGATGCTTTGTCTATGGCGATTTATAACTGTCTTTTTGATTGGATTGTCGAACGTGTCAACAAAGCTTTGGTCACATCAGACAACAGCGTTTCCAATTCGATTGGTATTTTAGATATTTACGGCTTTGAAATCTTTGAAAACAACTCTTTTGAACAATTGTGCATTAACTatgttaatgaaaaattgcaacaaatttttatagaaCTTACTTTGAAAACTGAACAGGAAGAATACGTGCGTGAGCAAATTGCTTGGACTCCtatcaaatatttcaacAATAAAGTTGTATGTGATTTGATTGAATCCAAACGACCTCCTGGTCTTTTCGCAGCAATGAACGACGCTATCGCTACCGCTCATGCTGACTCTGCTGCGGCGGATAGTGCTTTTGCTCAGCGGTTAAACTTTTTATCCTCCAATCCACATTTTGAACAGAGacaaaatcaatttataGTCAAACATTACGCTGGTGATGTAACCTACAGCATTACAGGAATGACCGATAAGAATAAGGATCAGTTAGCAACTGATATTCTTAACCTTATTCATTCTTCCAACAACGAGTTCATGAAATCTATTTTCCCAGTGGCTGAAGAGAGTAACTCCCGTCGTCGTCCTCCTACAGCTGGTGATCGTATCAAAACTTCTGCTAATGATTTAGTAGAGACTCTTATGAAATGTCAACCATCGTATATACGTACGATTAAACCCAATCAGACTAAGTCGCCTAACGATTACGATCAGCAGATGGTTTTACatcaaatcaaatatttagGTTTGCAAGAAAACATTCGTATTCGTCGTGCTGGTTTTGCTTATCGTCAAGCTTTCGATACGTTTGCTCAGCGTTTTGCAGTTCTTAGTGGTAAAACCAGTTATGCAGGAGAATACACTTGGCAGGGTGATGATAAGTCTGCTTGCGAACagattttgaaagataCCAATATTCCTTCATCTGAATACCAAATGGGTACTAGCAAagttttcattaaaaatccGGAGACCTTATTCGCGCTCGAAGACATGCGTGATAAGTTTTGGGATACAATGGCAACCCGTATACAACGTGCTTGGCGTTCTTATGTTAGAAGAAGATCTGAAGCTGCTGCTTGTATTCAGAAGTTGTGGAATAGGAACAAAGTTAACATGGAACTTGAACGTGTTCGTAATGAGGGTACTAAACTTTTGCAAGGTAAAAAGCAACGCAGAAGATATAGTATTTTGGGATCCCGTAAGTTTTATGGAGATTATCTATCAGCTTCAAAGCCTAATGGTACTCTATGGAACACATGCGGCCTCTCTCAAAACGATCACGTAATTTTCTCAATGAGATGTGAGGTCCTTGTTCATAAGCTAGGCCGCACTTCCAAACCTTCTCCTCGTCAACTGGTTCTTaccaaaaagaatttatatttggtgattacaaaaattgttgacCAAAAGCTCACACAACAGGTGGAGAAGAAGTTCGCTGTATCTTCCATCGATTCTGTTGGTCTTACAAATTTGCAAGATGATTGGGTTGCAATTCGTAATAAGTCCAGCCAAAATGGAGATATGTTTTTGCGatgctttttcaaaacagaATTTATAACTACCTTAAAGAGAATCAATCGTAATATTCAAGTTATCGTGGGTCCCACCATTCAATACTGCCGAAAGCCTGGCAAGGTACAAACTGTTAAGACGGCAAAAGACGAAACCACTAAGGATTATGACTACTACAAGAGTGGAACTATTCATGTTGGTACTGGCTTGCCTCCTACCAGTAAGAGTAAGCCTTTCCCTCGCTTAGCAACTGGTGGTAGTACAGCAGCTGCTAGAGGGCCTCGCCCAGTTGTGCAGAACAAACCTGCTGCTACAAAGCCCGTATCTATGCCGGCTGCGAAGAGCAAACCTGCTCCTATGGCTAATCCCGTAAGTACTGCTCAACAAACCCAAAATCGTCCCCCTGCTCCTGCTATGCAAGCTCGTCCTAATACAACTCAAGCTGCAGCCCCAGTTACAAGTACGACTACAACTATTAAGCAAGCAACCACTGTTTCTGCTTCTAAACCAGCTCCTTCCACGGTAACTTCTGCAGCTTCTTCTCCAAGCAATATCTCTAAACCCTCTGCTCCAGTTGCTAATAACGTCAGCAAGCCTAGTGCTGttcctcctcctcctcctcctcctcccGCTGAAGTCGAAAAGAAAGACTTGTACTTGGCCTTATATGACTTTGCGGGACGCAGTCCAAATGAAATGACTATCAAGAAAGACGAAATTATAGAAATTGTTCAAAAGGAGCCAAGCGGGTGGTGGCTTGCTTTAAAGAATGGTGCTGAAGGATGGGTTCCCGCAACCTATGTGACAGAATACAAAGGTTCTACACCTCAAACCACCGCTTCTTCGACTAATGTTGCAGCTCAAGCGAATAATAATGCTAGTCCAGCTGAAGTCAACAACTTAGCTGGTTCACTTGCTGATGCCTTGCGCATGCGAGCATCAGCTGTGCGTGGTagtgatgaagaagaagattgGTGA
- the coq6 gene encoding monooxygenase Coq6 codes for MSSLVLRGVSRVEMPTISPTLGIYTRKFASQKILQRQFDVVIVGSGPVGLALAAGLQSNPVTQSLKVGLLDIQDTMKLKDWKFETYSNRCSSLTNHTRMFFDKIGAWDFARKDRIQPFQHILASDGLTNSSIHLDQKPGSEPMAFMSENVNLQYALLNSIIDKMNNNIKKPNLEFLMPCTITKLSKGENIYRTHIHTTTHGELTTKLLIGADGRNSIVRKYANISMPGWNYLTHAVVGTLKIDPLKGPAVAFQRFLPTGPLAYLPLPDNNATFVWSTRPHIASKLLRLPEETFVKFLNASFRLDYPDLSYLYQMDFSEPSKVNEQLDWRLQVKRNSNMQVPPVITEIVSGSRAAFPLRLAHVDEYVKEGIALCGDAAHNTHPLAGQGLNTGIQDVESLISALSFAIKHGQDIGSVFSLQPYFRDRYFKNHVYLGVVDKFHKLYAMENPVVTSVRTLGLSLFDRSASLKNFILSTVANGI; via the coding sequence ATGAGTTCTTTGGTTTTAAGAGGGGTTTCTCGTGTCGAGATGCCTACTATCAGTCCAACTTTAGGAATATACACGAGGAAGTTTGCAAGCCAAAAAATACTTCAACGTCAATTCGATGTTGTTATAGTAGGATCCGGTCCTGTCGGACTGGCTTTAGCTGCTGGACTACAGAGTAATCCCGTAACTCAATCACTCAAAGTTGGGCTTTTGGACATTCAGGATACgatgaaattaaaggaTTGGAAGTTTGAAACGTACTCTAATCGTTGTAGCTCTTTAACGAATCATACCCGCATGttttttgacaaaattGGTGCTTGGGATTTTGCTCGCAAGGATCGCATCCAACCTTTCCAACACATTCTTGCCTCTGATGGTCTAACTAATTCCTCCATACATCTTGATCAAAAACCAGGAAGTGAACCCATGGCTTTCATGTCGGAAAACGTCAATTTGCAATACGCCCTTTTGAATTCTATCATCgataaaatgaataacaatattaaaaaacctaatttagaatttttaatgcCTTGCACTATTACTAAGCTTTCTAAAGGAGAAAATATCTATAGAACGCATATTCATACAACAACTCATGGTGAATTAACAACGAAGCTCTTAATTGGTGCGGATGGAAGAAATTCAATTGTTCGCAAATACGCAAATATTTCCATGCCAGGGTGGAACTATCTTACTCATGCTGTGGTCGGGACACTTAAAATTGATCCGTTAAAAGGACCTGCCGTAGCTTTCCAGCGATTTTTACCTACCGGTCCTTTAGCTTACCTTCCTTTACCTGACAACAATGCTACCTTCGTATGGAGTACGCGGCCACATATTGCATCAAAACTTCTTCGTCTTCCAGAAGAAACTTTTGTTAAGTTTTTGAATGCATCTTTCCGCCTGGATTATCCCGATTTAAGCTATTTGTATCAAATGGATTTTTCTGAGCCTTCCAAAGTTAATGAACAGTTGGATTGGAGGTTGCAAGTTAAGAGAAATTCTAATATGCAGGTCCCTCCTGTTATAACCGAAATTGTTTCTGGTTCTAGGGCGGCATTTCCGTTGAGACTTGCCCATGTTGATGAATATGtaaaagaaggaattgCCCTTTGCGGGGACGCTGCTCATAACACTCATCCATTAGCTGGACAGGGATTAAATACTGGAATTCAGGATGTTGAATCTTTAATATCAGCACTCTCTTTTGCTATCAAGCACGGTCAGGATATTGGTAGTGTTTTTTCACTCCAACCGTATTTCCGTGACCGTTACTTCAAAAACCATGTTTATCTAGGAGTCGTTGATAAGTTCCACAAGCTGTACGCAATGGAAAATCCGGTGGTCACTTCTGTACGAACCCTTGGACTTTCATTATTTGATCGCAGTGCTAGCTTGAAAAACTTCATTCTTTCTACGGTAGCTAATGGAATTTAG
- the mug97 gene encoding protein mug97 has protein sequence MSILNSGSCMMTDTNQNMECKVDFKKGEFDLQPLQINQFGFTKTQLHKPLTRNLSNKEDTHVPKRQKVSEPYFRGETERNVKSHQDRAASIYHEAMNGASGIHKQMSLPEYSPQMGNSWEIQVPMTTRHSISETPTKPFTATTAIAGSAGSLPRNTTIGLPGPSALLKHESGKNENQVRVCLYHKHYSRWYLPFDKDDDNQLVEAYAKYFSSENRPSIFYVLQGISFGPECEYVLRRKHWWNPWAEKVMRREIVERKIDTHPGCRTVAERYEQIEASGSEELLIIPIYKINMWVLSLLLFSAGGSVLIGLWMRLSDPSFAHGMLLNLGIGSIGSFLYLLSNTWCR, from the coding sequence ATGTCAATTTTGAACAGCGGTTCATGCATGATGACTGACACTAATCAAAATATGGAATGTAAAGTTGATTTCAAGAAGGGTGAATTCGATTTGCAACCCTTGCAGATCAATCAATTTGGCTTTACCAAGACACAATTACACAAGCCGTTGACAAGAAACTTGTCAAATAAGGAAGACACACATGTGCCGAAAAGGCAAAAAGTGAGCGAACCTTACTTCAGAGGTGAAACCGAGAGAAATGTGAAAAGTCATCAAGATCGTGCCGCTTCGATTTATCATGAAGCAATGAATGGAGCTTCTGGAATTCATAAACAGATGAGTTTACCAGAATATAGCCCTCAAATGGGTAATTCATGGGAAATCCAAGTTCCAATGACCACCCGTCACTCAATTTCTGAAACCCCTACAAAACCTTTTACCGCGACAACAGCTATTGCTGGGTCAGCTGGTTCGCTTCCCAGAAATACTACAATAGGTTTGCCAGGACCTTCAGCTTTATTGAAACATGAGTCGGGTAAAAATGAGAATCAAGTTAGAGTTTGTTTATACCATAAGCATTATTCGAGATGGTACTTGCCTTTCGATAAAGACGACGATAATCAGTTAGTGGAGGCGTATGCAAAATACTTTAGCAGTGAAAATCGACCATCTATTTTCTACGTTTTACAAGGAATTTCATTTGGACCTGAATGCGAATACGTTTTGCGCCGAAAGCATTGGTGGAATCCTTGGGCAGAAAAGGTGATGCGTAGAGAAATAGTTGAACGCAAGATTGATACACATCCTGGATGTCGTACAGTCGCAGAACGATATGAGCAGATAGAAGCAAGTGGAAGTGAAGAGTTATTAATTATACcgatatataaaataaatatgtgGGTTTTATCTCTTCTATTATTTAGCGCTGGCGGATCCGTACTTATTGGTCTATGGATGAGACTCTCTGACCCATCATTCGCACATGGAATGTTACTCAATTTGGGAATCGGAAGTATAGGTAGCTTCCTTTATCTACTCTCGAATACTTGGTGTAGATAA
- the lsd1 gene encoding histone demethylase SWIRM1, translating to MMDLSSKDALSDVLKDTHAQSSDPSLWAIFGHQSSDNVHEGGNESVSVEQEIFDLSQLSERPVSETVSKASIPTNINGLSQVKPSALEKSQEVLSLQKLPIKGRRPAGRRGRPALNTSNSLERNGTRYVSAEAPISVKSSIPAIPRVTFERLCYESAIASNLPPNALSPLEAEMLSEILENPTWLSLYLSIRNGICYLWHRNPTLYVSFNEALGIVREKKAFPLASLAFEFLSRNGHINYGCIYIISSLKLDESLSQKTVAIIGAGMAGISCARQLTNLFAQYEQDFLSRGEKPPRIVIYEASERLGGHIYTHMVPLSDNEVSEKSSLATTVNATNECMVNLLTDSLIGMPTLDSDPLYIISSQQLSLDAVHTRNREFILHDIENGRIDTEHVQRIFRLFDALLFYFNASASKQPLHSLITPPEQEFIQKLDQIGWYISIEAFPLQIKDTLSEFLGNSANTLTSLLHLTVLDLKIFEWFKEYLSQSLSVSLENVYPGSIPNLNLLLGENVASYSFKHGMADMLNSLASTPSPLPILFDQCVHTVKLEDNTVNLSFVNETTVSVDKVVICIPMDKLNTHLITFEPPLEEKKLKAIDRCHFTNVKKVILIFKTQFWEPNISIFGSLPQDSGRNFIFNDCTRFYEHPTLSVFVKVEGIDFMKDDDIVNGIVSQLKKVYKPKSEAINPIRTIISNWENNSYTNHSSYQISNLFLEEDYAILSEPIDNTVFFASEAISQKNSGSIRGAFDSGILAARDVLASLIGNVVLPNTLVIEENLEQPRKTYGTKRNAQQALGKEGERENKEKRISYHTEYLRLRQKRLDKEQQECDLLIAELLGPSPVPPSRPSANPYLLYQKTQWHVCKTLADQDKQRVTGDPEARATKNEIRAKLGKTWRALDSLGKQPWVDEINARRANYSTRLEEYQRQINSYNVRVAQIKSEHQRRCESQPIPEDEAKLKLLAEQEDEHLHPEKEGMSVENSDDDYHDDLDYEDSISEVFPDNFS from the coding sequence ATGATGGATTTGTCTTCGAAAGATGCTCTTTCGGACGTTTTAAAAGATACGCACGCACAATCATCTGACCCTTCGTTGTGGGCCATATTTGGTCACCAATCTTCTGACAATGTACATGAAGGAGGTAACGAAAGTGTCTCCGTTGAGCAggaaatatttgatttgaGTCAATTGAGTGAGAGACCCGTGTCTGAGACTGTTTCTAAAGCCTCTATTCCAACGAATATCAACGGTTTATCCCAAGTAAAGCCATCagctttagaaaaatcCCAGGAGGTGCTAtctttgcaaaaattaCCTATAAAAGGGCGTAGACCTGCTGGTCGTAGAGGTCGACCAGCTCTAAATACTTCTAATTCTCTTGAAAGAAATGGTACGCGCTATGTTTCCGCGGAGGCTCCTATATCTGTTAAATCCAGCATCCCTGCCATACCGCGTGTCACTTTCGAGAGACTTTGCTATGAATCTGCTATAGCTAGTAATCTTCCACCAAATGCTCTCTCGCCTCTAGAAGCTGAGATGCTTTCTGAAATCCTTGAGAATCCGACATGGCtttctctttatttaaGTATACGAAATGGCATTTGTTACCTTTGGCATAGAAACCCGACTCTTTATGTATCATTTAATGAAGCTCTTGGTATTGTTcgtgaaaaaaaagcatttccACTGGCTTCTCTGGCATTTGAGTTTTTGTCTCGTAACGGTCACATAAACTATGGgtgtatatatattatatcCTCCCTAAAATTAGATGAATCTCTTTCCCAAAAAACTGTTGCTATTATAGGCGCAGGCATGGCAGGAATATCTTGTGCTCGCCAGCTAACCAACCTATTTGCTCAATATGAGCAAGATTTCTTAAGCCGGGGAGAAAAACCTCCTCGCATAGTTATATACGAAGCTAGTGAACGTTTGGGTGGCCATATCTATACCCATATGGTTCCATTGAGTGATAATGAAGTTAGTGAAAAAAGTTCTCTAGCTACAACTGTGAATGCCACAAATGAATGTATGGTTAACTTATTGACCGATTCTTTAATCGGAATGCCCACGCTCGACAGTGACCCCTTATACATAATTTCCTCACAACAGCTTTCGTTAGATGCAGTACATACTAGAAATAGAGAGTTTATCTTACATGATATCGAAAATGGAAGAATTGATACCGAACATGTTCAACGtatttttcgtttatttgatgctttacttttttatttcaatgCTTCAGCTAGTAAACAGCCCCTTCATTCGTTGATTACTCCTCCTGAGCAAGAATTCATTCAAAAGCTTGACCAAATTGGTTGGTATATTTCAATTGAAGCCTTTCCTTTACAAATAAAGGACACTTTGTCTGAATTTCTTGGTAATTCGGCTAACACCCTCACTTCTTTATTGCATCTTACTGttttagatttaaaaatttttgaatggtTTAAGGAATACCTTTCACAATCACTCTCTGTTTCTcttgaaaatgtttatCCGGGAAGCATTCCAAACctgaatttattattagGTGAAAATGTCGCTTCATATTCCTTCAAACATGGAATGGCGGATATGCTAAACTCCCTTGCTTCAACACCTTCTCCACttccaattctttttgaCCAGTGTGTCCATACTGTAAAGCTAGAAGATAATACGGTTAACTTATCATTTGTAAATGAAACAACAGTTTCAGTCGATAAAGTGGTTATATGTATACCTATGGACAAGCTGAATACCCATTTGATTACCTTCGAGCCGCCTCTCGAAGAAAAGAAGCTAAAGGCTATTGATAGATGTCATTTTACCAATGTGAAAAAGGTTATcctcatttttaaaacccAATTCTGGGAACCAAACATAAGTATATTTGGTTCACTACCACAAGATTCAGGTAGAAACTTTATATTTAACGATTGCACTCGATTTTACGAACATCCCACATTATCAGTCTTTGTGAAGGTTGAAGGGATCGACTTTATGAAGGATGATGATATAGTGAATGGGATTGTATCTcaacttaaaaaagtttataaaCCGAAATCAGAAGCCATAAATCCTATTCGAACGATTATCAGTAACTGGGAGAATAATTCTTATACAAATCACTCATCATATCAAATATccaatttgtttttggaaGAGGATTATGCAATATTGTCTGAGCCCATTGACAATACTGTGTTTTTTGCTAGTGAAGCAATTtcccaaaaaaattcaggTTCGATACGCGGCGCATTTGATTCGGGCATACTGGCTGCTAGAGATGTTTTGGCTTCGTTAATAGGCAATGTTGTTTTACCTAACACTCTCGTTATTGAGGAAAACTTGGAACAACCCCGTAAAACGTACGGCACGAAGCGAAATGCTCAACAAGCTTTAGGCAAAGAGggagaaagagaaaataagGAAAAGCGCATTTCATACCATACCGAGTATTTACGCTTGAGACAAAAAAGACTTGATAAAGAACAGCAAGAATGTGATTTACTAATTGCCGAATTATTGGGACCGTCTCCTGTTCCACCATCAAGGCCTAGTGCTAATCCTTACCTTTTGTACCAAAAAACTCAATGGCACGTTTGTAAAACTCTAGCAGATCAGGATAAACAAAGAGTTACTGGCGATCCTGAAGCACGTGCCACAAAAAATGAGATACGTGCAAAATTGGGAAAGACATGGCGAGCCTTGGATAGTTTAGGTAAACAACCATGGGTTGATGAAATTAACGCGAGACGAGCAAATTATTCAACTCGCCTGGAAGAGTATCAACGTCAAATTAATTCCTACAATGTGAGAGTTGCCCAAATTAAATCCGAACATCAGCGAAGATGTGAATCTCAACCAATTCCTGAAGATGAGGCTAAGTTAAAATTACTTGCTGAACAAGAGGACGAACATCTACATCCTGAAAAAGAGGGCATGTCCGTTGAAAATAGTGATGATGATTATCATGATGATTTAGATTATGAGGATTCAATAAGTGAAGTATTCCCTGACAATTTCTCATGA